The DNA sequence CCTCACCgcccaccgaactccgaagccccaatccttcGACCAGCTAACGTAGAAAAACCGGCCCTTCCACCCTTTATTGttcgaaggggctcccccgacgcgaaagccggcccgggctgacacgaaatagcctcccggccccttgagaaggcggAAGCAAGAGAGGAAGAGGTTTCGCGTTGGGGTGATGCTAGCATAGTAACATTCCCCTAAGAACGCTACTAGGTAATGCCATGAGTTAGGCGCCACCTGGGAAGGCGAAATCCTCCACAAAGAAAGACAGGAAACGATAATAgggtgaaggggaaggcgcagcccggcctctagggcatcttgggTCAGCGCGAAACCGCGAGGGATCGAGTCGTATGATCGCTGGCCCGGATCAGGGGCGACCAGGACAAACTCCTCCAGGATGTAATAACGCTCCCGGAGCTTTTCCAGCAACGACCCGCTCACCACCGaatcgaggtcgtgcggccacattagggcctcaagggctcgcgccgcctcctcgtctAGGGAAGACGGAGGCATGCTCTCCCGGACTCTGTCGAAGGACGAAGGTGAAGAGACAGGTGAAAAGGACATCCTTACCGGCTTTTGGAACGAACAAGAGAGACGACGAGGGAGCGACTGCGGGATGGTGGCGTAGGAGAGGAGAAGGTGCGATGACAGAAAGAAACGACGAGGTCCAAGACTCAGCAGCAAGAATCGTAAAACAGGTAGGGTACGCCATTTATGTAAGAAAAATCCCGCCAAAagagacgtcccttcgtctcGCCCTAGCGGCCGACAGCTCATCCGCACACCCACTCGCATTAAGGAAGACAGACGAACACCCCatcataaatgcggacccaaAGCCGCTACAGGAAACGACGTGGAAAACGGCCACTGCGACTTCTCAACGCCTAAAAAGAACGACGATCTTTCcgcatgcttcccgagaccacctcctcggcgcggccagcccgcccgagacgtgctcctcgaccgcatgttcccgagaccacctcctcggcgcggccagcccgcccgagacgtgctcctcggcggcatgtttcccgagaccacctcctcggcgcagccagcccgcccgagacgtgctcctcggccgcatgttcccgagaccacctcctcggcgcggccagcccgcccgagacgtgctcctcggccgcatgttcccgagaccacctcctcggcgcggccagcccgctcgagacatgctcctcggccgcatgcttcccgagaccacctcctcggcgcggccagcccgcccgagacgtgctcctcggccgcatgttcccgagaccacctcctcggcgcagccagcccgcccgagacgtgctcctcggccgcatgttcccgagaccacctcctcggcgcggccagcccgcccgagacgtgctcctcgaccgcatgcttcccgagaccacctcctcggcgcggccagcccgcccgagacgtgctcctcggtcgcatgttcccgagaccacctcctcggcgcggccagcccgcccgagacgtgctcctcggtggcatgtttcccgagaccacctcctcggcgtggccagcccgcccgagacgtgctcctcggccgcatgcttcccgagaccacctcctcggcgcggccagcccgcccgagacgtgctcctcggccgcatgttcccaagaccacctcctcggcgcggccagcccgcccgagacgtgctcctcggccgcatgctccccgagaccacctcctcggcgcggccagcccgcccgagacgtgctcctcgaccgcatgctTCCCGAGACCGCCTCCtcgacgcggccagcccgcccaagacgtgctcctcggccgcatgttcccgagaccacctcctcggcgcggccagcccgcccgagacgtgctcctcggcggcatgtttcccgagaccacctcctcggcatgGCCCGCACGCCCGAAACATATCCCCCGGCCTCATGCCGCGCTAAAGCGCCTATGCAGCGCGGCCTACTTACCGCGGACCTGTGCCTCAATTGTGAACCTCGAAGAACACCGCCGCTTACCgatcaaagccacgcctcgaatcctcaccgtccgatgccgagccgtggcttcctttgggggggggggatatgatatggcaaaaaatggtaaaccccactcccggcgacatcccccgcacgtggacaggcgcggcgccccagggagagcaacgagggcaacggtctgcgtccggacgtcagcTTCACTGAGCCCACAATCCctcagttgacccagcacagtaggacgagacaggagtaggtagcggttgaagctcgcccataccctgcgattccccaTTCCCATACGCAAggtcctcggcgatgtcggacgcgatcagagatacggccccgaccgacgggagGGCGCGCCCGATAGTGCCGAGTTCCCCCTATAAACGCCCTGGAGCCAGAGGGAAGAAGGTAGGCTGAAATCCCCAAACAACCGCCACCGCGTCTCtctaacttaatcgtcggaggggtcgggtcaagccgacccgacctttgtgcaggtatcaagccgaggaCTCCCGTCCGGGACACGCAACCAAGGAGTCCCCACCCGGAGGAAGTCGctgcatcgccccgagtccgaggccgcccCGACCACCCCGGAGGAGACGAgcatcgccccagggagatccccgccattcggacctccgaacgagccgagacgacctctcgggtcacggctaagaaaaaaaggtgtttacactaacacccACTGTTTTCTTGATACAATTTTGCATGAAGTATCAATAGTCCATACTCCACGCACCCTTAGGTAAGATTCAGTGTATCGAGAAAAAGTGGAACAGATTATGTGCACAGAAGAGGATCAAAGCATTCTTCTGCAGTCTCCATTTAAAGATTTCAATCCTTGGATGTCTAATCGATCGAATGCACTAGTTTAGTAAGAATCCACCAAACTGCATtacttttgagatttttttttcttaacatgGAACATATTATGGACACAGAAGAGAACAGAAGACCTGCTATGTTAAGCTCATTTAAAGATTTCATTACTTGGATATTTAGTACATGGAACTCACCTTAGTATTCTCATATTTCATTACTCTAGAATGTGTTATCTACTTTTCAGATTTTGGCCAAGATTTATAGAAAATTAGCATGATGCTACTTTCCTGTTTCTATAATTTATTTGGATGCACTTAGATGTAGGTCCTCCTCAGCTAAGTTGGGATGTCATGCAGATAGAGGGCCATTTGAAGCGCCTAGATGAGGATTTGAACCAGTTTGCAGAAGACTTAAAGCAAGGTATTGTAATTTTTCTTGGCAGTTATTCTGATTAAGTCCTAGTTCTCTTGTTTAATCTGATGCTACCTGATGGTAAACTAACCATCAACTGGGCCCTAGCCTAGTGGTCAGTTCCCCACTTCATCTTGAAGAGTTTCCATGTCTGAATTCTTGTGGatgtcatgccaagtatttgacaTGGGTAGTTCTCCAGGAGTTGGCGCTGCTGAATTCAAAATAGTTGCATTTAAAATCATATTTCTGCAACTTATGTAAAGGTTACTCTGGAAATAATTAATCTTttttgtttactgacttaataaatGTGATGCTTTGCTACTAATTAGAAGGCTAATAGAGTTTTCTGTCCTTTAAATTGGATAACTCAACCAATACTTCGTTATTGTTGAACAGAAGGAAAGATTCCACCAGATGAACCAGCTATTCGTCCTCCACTTCCTATAGTGAATAGGGATGAAAAACGCAAGGGAGGTTATTTAACTCCTCAACCAAAGAGGCTCAGAGAAAGGGATTGGGATAGAGACCGGGATATGGATATAGAACTTATGCCTCCTCCAGGTagtgatagaaaaaatattccAGCATCTGCTGACGTTGATCAACCTATTGACCCAAATGAGCCAACATATTGTGTCTGCCATCAGGTTTCGTATTGACCTTTATAGACTATCTAATACGAGCTGTTCATAAATGTAGTTTTTCTTTCATAACGACGTCCATAATATTATGATATCATAAATGAAACCCTTTGCTTTCTCTATTTCCAGGTGTCATTTGGAGATATGATCGCATGTGACAATGAAAATGTAAGCTTCCAGGCTATTTGGTTTATTTCTTGCATTTCTGGACATCACCTTTTAGAACATTTTCTTCCAAGAGGCTTTTTGCATGTCAAGCTTTTTGTTTGCTTCACCTTTTATTTGTTAAAAAAGCTTCCAATCAATGAAGTGCCTGACTTAATCGCAGTGAAGGTTGATTTAAGAATTTATGCTAGCACACTTGTTCTTTTTCTATTCTCCTCTTCTGATTTTTCATTTGAAAATGTTATTATTCCCACGTAGCATtacatccattcatttttaggtaTCCCTCCGCTGCTCTAAAGCATTAAGTTTGATTCCATAGTCATTTAGTTGTTTTCATATCTTCATATCGTGCATAATTTTTTTATGCACCTTGAAGCCATGGAGCACATTTCCGTAAATGGATATCGGGTTCTTAATGTTACATCCTCTGGAATTTACTTATAAGTGATTTACAAATGGTGCCAATGCTAAGGAACCAGCTTTCTTCTCCTCCATCCTAATTTGGTAACATACATCTGAAACAAGAATTTGTTTTACTTGTTCACTTATTTTTCACATTAAAAAACAAATAATGCCATATTGGAACTCTTTTGATCGTTCCATTTTATTCTGTTTGTAACATTCTCCTACCAGATGAGGAAAATCTACTTAAACAATGCCAATAACCTTGTAGTTGGTTTCTTAGTTTGTGTTTTGTAGGTGGATGCAAGATGTATATTTGTGAAATTATATTATGGTGGACATACTGATGGATTTCCATGTTCTGCCACTATAGAATATTTTCATATATGTACCCCCATTCCACCTTTATTATTTCTGATTTACTATATAAATTTAAAAGCACATATTTGCATATTTTTTAGTGTATCATCTCTTTTGAAATATTGTTAACATTTTTTTGCATGTCTAATGTTACTTTGATCTAATATCTGTCATTTTCAATctgcaatttttttttcattggggTCCAGTGTGAAGGAGGTGAATGGTTCCATTATTCATGTGTCGGACTCACTCCAGAAACAAGATTTAAAGGGAAGTGGTTCTGCCCAACCTGTCGGAATCAACAATGAATTCTAGAATAGTCGGCCTGGGTAGAAAGAGGTGGTCTCCTACGAGTTCAACAGCCCATCAGCAAtagccattttttttttctttttcctgcaACATTCTTAAGCTGTGGGAAACACCTTGTTGTATCGATGTATATTGCTCACTGAAGAAGCTCTTTTCTGAAACGACATGAGCATAACTGTGCCGGTTATGTTTGGCACCAGTACTGGTTTTCTGCTTGTCCAGAAATTATCATAGATGTTGGCCCAATTTCTTTCCTTCAATTATGGCAAAACTGTGCTCGACTTAAATGTAGTCGATGTATGGCGTTGGTTCTTCAAATTATAAGAGTTATTAAGCTCAGAAAAAAGGAGTGTTTCCCCTTACAGCTGTGATTATTTCCATGTATAAACTGCTCTTGAAAGATGAGACTGGTGGGTTTGCAGTAGTATTGTCTCTCGGAGAGGATACAATCAACATTTGGTATTGCAAAACAATACTAGTTTTAAGGAATTGGTATTGCAAAACAATACTAGTTTTAAGGAATTGCTATAGGACAAAAATGTGAGTGTGATCGGAATTTTGTTCGATTAAATGCGACTCATGGTTTCTACATTGCAAAGTTTCGATTAACTCGAGAAACTGAATAGTTTGTACTCACATAACAAaaattgtaattcttttttctatctatccAAAGTGTCGAACCATATAaattctatttttattatttatatttatatttatattaatgattCTTTAGATTATAGTTTAGAATCGATAAGTCTATCATTGTAAGAGACATTTTGTTCTTCCTCGGTTTTCTTTCAATCTTACCGTTCCTACAGGGAGGAAGGTCGAGAGCAGAATCTGTTGGAGGAATGTTCAGAGCCATCAGACCACTTCAACAGAGAATGACATGCCATCAGGATTGAGAACAGTGTTTAGAACCACCTCTTCGTCTTTCCACATTTCTGCAAGGAGAGATGGCGTAAGCTATGTGCAGTTGCTTCAGTGACACTGGCACCGGTGCTCTTGGCAATTCTATTGAATTCCAAGAGGAAGATGCTGGTTCACAAAAAAAGCTTGTTAATCTGTATTTTCTGTTGGTACTATTTATTGtctttgtcatatatatatatatatatatatatatatatatatatatatatatatatatatatatatatatatatatatatatatatatatatatatatatatatatatatatatataacacactaGGGTAGAAAAGAGATTCGGATACTCGTGGCTCATGTTTAACTATTGATAGGGCGTATTTTAGCCCTATGTAAACCACCGATAGATGCTGCAGATCGACGCGATACCGTACGCCTCCAGAAGCGCGGGGTGCACGCCACGTCAAGCTCCAACGGTGCGACTGCACAGCCTGACCACCTCAAGAGCTGGGGGCGATGTCGTCTACTGTTAGGGCAGTGCCGTCTGACGCCGCTCAAGCACCCCCGAAGACACCATCTCATCAAAGAGGTTATTCCGCCCCCAGAGTCAACGGCCATGTCGGACCAGGGCCCAACCAATTCCCGCACGCAAATATAAATACCCCCGATCAGATCTAggaaaaaggagaggaagaagaaaatggAATAAAACCCAATCTaacttgctcatcggaggggccaaagtcgggacacacccgacgaaggccttttTGCAGGGAGGTGGTCGCCATCAAGCCGCAGGCGCCTTTACCCCGAAGTCGTCTCCCAATACGCAGAGGAGGGCGACCCAGTGGCTTGGATCCGACAGGTGTCAGTCTTGTCTCTCATTCCAAAGAGGAGCCCGCATGGTGAGGTAGGTCATCATCTATCCTAGAGACGAGCGGACACGTCTTCCCACATATAGAGCTCGAGGTCGACGGACCTTGAAACTGGAACAGCACAATGTCATTTGTTTGATGTTGACTTTAATGGAGTTGGTCAGACATGATAGATTCTGATTCTCTTCGTCCTAGTTAACCAAAGAATTGTAGATGATTAAGTTGCGAGTATAATTTATAACCTTAGTAATGCTAAAACTCCACCTCCCCATCATCTGGAAGCACAATATCATGTTCCAATTATGAAAAGACAGAAAAGAGGCTCTCATGAATGCTTGCTCAATGTTGTCAATCAAAAAAATTCAGATGCAAATGAAGAAAGCAAAATCGAAACAAAATGAAGGATAAAAACTGCAAAAGAGAGAAGGAAACTAAAAGGCTTACACCAGATGGAAAATATTAATCACAAATATGCAGAAAACTTTAGCAGAGAAAGCTTAGATTATTTGTCTACTCTTTATACTGCTGGCTACCAACTTCAGGATTATGTTCTTAGGTCATTATTTTCTCCATTTAATTTGAGACAAAAGAATTTACATCAGCCAGAGATTGTGGCAGTTAACAAGATTTACTATTTGGTCTTTTGATCCATCATCAACTATAGCTTCTCCTAGTAATGTAATTATGTTTAAGATAAAATAGAGCTGTAAACACTTTACGGAGGATATAATGATGTTGATCATCCAACAAATAAGGCCAAGGAAAAGTTTGCTTATGTGATAGATATATCCAATTATCTTCTCCAATTCATATAATCCAATCTTAGGAATTAGATGCTGCACTATATCtcattccatttcatataatgGCAGTTATTATAATACTTCATTAGAACACTACCACTGATCCATAGAATTTGCAGATAATCTGAACGATATTATTATTAACATACACTTTAATGTTGCTACAAGCAAAAGCAAAAATGTTCGTCCCCAAATGATGTGCTCTTTGTTTTGGTATAATCACATCAACATCATGCAATACTACATAAAGCCAACTCTATGACGGGAGAAGATTGGCGCCCTCTGGACAATTAATGATACAAACTAATTAATCTCATGCAGATCCATATTACTCCCTCAACTTTCGATGTgaaagatggaaagaagatgaagaacATGGAGTCAGAACATTGCGGGCAAGAATGTCCCCCAAGAAGTCGTAGCGCCAACCAAGAACGGTTCGCCCTCCTCGGTGCCCCGCTACCTTAGCCGGCTGCGAAGGCATCCCAACTCATCGACGAGTGGTGCGAGCTCGGCCAAGAAACCGTGGCGTCAACAACGAAGGGCTCCTCGACGGTGCCACACCGCTCAAGACTGTCCTCCTCACTGCTCCGGTGGCTGCAGTCGCCTACGGGGGTCTCCACAAGTGAGGACGGTCCCCAAGAAGTCGTTGCACCGACCAAGAACGGTTCCCCCGCCTCGGTGCTCCCATTGCTGCTGCTGGCCGCGGTAGCCTCAGCCCGCGCTTGCGCCAGGTCCTCGGCGCGAGCAATTGCTTTACGCCGGAGCTCCTCAAGAAATCTCAGTCTTCGGACGGGATCTTCCATCCCCGTCGCCTTCACCGAGCCACACTCCTCCCTGCCATCTTGATTGCCATCGTGTTCTCGCGCCAGGCGGAGGTAGCGACGGATGGCGTCATCGCCAAAGGAGAAGGCCTTACCGCAGGAGGTAAAGGCGACGACGGCGACGTCGGAGCTGCAGACGGCGCCGAGTTCCTCCGCCTTGGAGAAGAGGCCTTGGCGCCTCTTGGCGAAGGTGACGCGTCTTCGTTTAGCATTCTCTACAACCCTCATCTCCAGATTCCTCCGTTTCTTCTTCGACGACGAGGAAGACGACTCCGGAGACATCAAGAACCTATGACTTCTTGAAAGCAGGTCTGCGGAAACGTCGAAGCCAATGGGGGTTTTTATGATGGCACTCTCCGGCATACCAGTACACCCACACCCGCGGGCCCCCTTGACGGGCCCACTATGTTGGTCCAATCACAGTAACCGACCCGCGGCGGGTGTGACATGTATTAAGGTTaacaaaattaaattaataaaatttgtCCGAATCTTATGAAGATTTAAATTAATGAAATTGTAAGATTTAAATTAAGATAAttattttcatatatctcttgttaATTTTTGAAGTCCAGTATGTGTACTCTTGTGAACCTAAAAACATGTTTATATGACTTCATAATTAATCTTCATAAATTGATCAACTTTTGGCACATTAATATCCTCTAAAAATGCTTATGTTGTAAAAGTGTTAATTGTTGTTTTTTTATTTATCGATATCAATATATTTGGAAGATCTTAATGTATGTAGGGATGTTAATATTTGCAAGGGTATATGCATCGTTTcaaaattttacaaaaataaatacgTAAACACTCCCTCTAAATATTCAGCATTGATAACTACGAAAAGATAATTTGCATGATCAAATGAAACTGAGACAGATATAAATGATTGAagccaaaaaagaaaaacttgattGCAGACACCGTGAAAACCATCTGTTGCAGACGATGGTGGCGTGGCCCCCTTGTCATGAAGTAGAACTATGTTCTTCCACCGAGAGAGGAGTAGTGGCTCTAATTCTAATGCATACATGCATGCGAAGAATAGCAATCTCAGACGAGGTGTTCTTCTACCAAAGATCACCAGTCCAATCAAAAAAAGGTTTGTCGAATGATAAAGGCTACTGTGACAAAATTTATCACCAGTTCACAGGTTTATATCAATAAAGGCAAAAAACACATTGTCACATACAATTTTAAGCAACAACTGCAACTTTTATCTTCGTCTTCTTAGCAAGTGTTATTACAAATTACAACTCATGATGCATTCATTCGATATGAGGAGGAGACACAACGCTCAGCTATCTTTGGGACTCGGTTTGCAGTGCAGATACAATCCCAGTCCCACCGAAACCACCACAGTCAAAACCAAGGCTAGTATGACCTGCCTTGCTTGGTACGTTCCCGAGttcagcttgcctattttaagcttCAGCTTCACTAGCTTGCGTTTGCCACCACAATAGCTTGCTGGTGTGACTGCTGCTTTCTTCCCTGCATCGATCCTTTCGGTGCCTTCCTCACCATCTTCATCTCCATCCTTGCCTGCCACCTTCTCCGTGCCTTTCGGCTCTTTGAGCTGATCCTTCTTATCTTCCTCCACCTTCTGTGCATCAGATTCTTGGTTCTTCTTCACATCCTGTTGCTTCACGGCCTCCGCCGTCTCATCTTGCACGGCGGCCATGCCGGACGACTTTGGCAGCGTGATTTCGAGAAGTCCGTTGTAGAACTTGGCACGGATGCGGTCGAGGGTGCCGCGGTCGGGCAGTTGGAATTCCTTGTGGAAGCGGCTCCACTTGGTGTCGGTCAACGGGCGCTCTCCGGTCATTTCTAGTTTCCCATGTCTGTTGATCTTGACCTTGAGCTGGTCCTTGCTGAAACCTAtgtggagaaagaaagaagaacaaaACAGCTTCTTATTCTCAAGAAAAATGGATGAATTTGATGTGTTTATCGACCGAAATATATAGCAGAAGAAGGTGCCTGCGACATTAACGACGAGCGTGTCATCGTCTTGCTCCCGAAGCAGTTCATGCGGAGGAACGAAGTCCTCGTAGACGCGCTGTGGGAGGGTCGATCTCTGCCTTGTATCCATGCGAGGCTGTTTACGTAGGTGCTGTGTTGGGGGTCGAACGCCTGCAGTGCGATGGATCGGACGAAGATGATGGACACAAAACAGTGCAAGGTCGactatatatagatatgtatacttGTACAAGATAAGGAGACTTTGGGTTTGAAATACATCACCGGTACATTGTTCCTTGTGGTCTAGTTGTTGTAAAGGCTGGGTTATTCCATCTCCATGGGGATTCTACGTAGGTCGCCTCATAGCATGGGGAAGGGAGGTTCCTTGTTTGGTCTCCACTCTTCTACTTCCCCAGCTTAAATTAATGGCTATGCTTCTTGGATCATAAGTCAGAAGTTCTTGTAATGTAATGAACCATTACATTGCTACAGTCAACATGAGACAGAAAGCGGACTCCCCAAGCTAACACGGTAATAATCTATTAGATCTATATCAGCAATCCAAGAAACACATGTGAAACCAGCCATTGCCTTTCTCTCGGACCGTTCCTGCTTCTCATGTTCTAGCATTGTACATGACCAGCTCACAAAGCTTGTTGAGCCTTTTCCCTTCTCCGATGTATCAGAATGCAGAATGGCTACTATTTTGCTCAGGCTAAGTTCTGCAATGGCACAGAACTGCAGCACTTAAACTGATACCCTAAAAATTGAAGTACTACATCTAACTGTGGAAGACTGGCTAATTTATGTCTTCTATGGTCAACTAATTTTATCTCCACATGAACATTATTTACTTTCCTATACATCAGCTAATGCTGGCAAGAGTCAAGATGTTGTATTGTGCATGAGACAGAGCATTTTTATTCAACACATTGCATCTATAAAGGAATTCTATAAATGCATTTATTGAGGTCTAAGTAGTAATTCTACATAAATCTCATGTCTAATCTACAATTGTatttataaaagaataataaCATTAGAAAGGATCATCGGTACCTCAATCCTATGTGGTTAATACCTCGACATCAACACCGTATGATCGACATCAAATAATCTCATTTTAACAATACCTCGACATCGCGTAATCGACTTCTAATGCCATGAGCCAACACTTCAAACATTATAACCTTACTTGTGATTTTCCTATTCTCCGAAATTGGTACGACACAAATGCACCCAACACTAATGTAATTAATTTTGTCATCAAAAACACGATCTTGAGTGTAATAGTTTAAGTTATACTATAAAAATATTCCTCGGGTATATTTTTAGGGAACCTTATTCTCTAGTACATTTGGCTCTTAGAGACTCGATATTCAATCGGCATTGTTAAAATGAGAGCTAACTTATATTTCAGAGAAGTTTTCTCGATCATGTCTCCGATATAGTTTTATAAGTTTTGACATATTCTAAAGTATATAGATTCAAAACATCTGAATTTTACATATTGAAACAAACATGAAATAAACCTCCATTAACTCTGAATATTTTCAGCATACTTTTACTTCACGAAAATGTCTCATAAGAGGTTCATTTCCATGCGGTGATTACCATCACCAGCTGAGTCTGATATACCCAAGTGGCGGGTAGTTTTTTCTTTCCCTGAATCTTAGACCAATGCAATTCTCTTTTGCTATTGCTGCAGCCAACAGTGTCTCTTCATGATTATCTATCAGAAAGAGATGGCAACCATACACACATATATCAGTATCTCTCGTATCTGTACGTTCTGGCTTGCTTCTACGTGTGGAATATACacatttcttttttttagatGATTAAATCTATATCTATGTGGACAAGCTGCATTTGACAAGCTTCTCATTCATTGCCTCCTTCGTTTTTATCACAAGTATCATACAGTAAGAAACTGAAGCTGAGATCTTGTGCTTGTTGCGATAAATAAAAGATCAGATCCGTGGGCAGATTTGTCGTAGACATTTGTTATAGCAGTAGTAAACTTTTGACAATTAATTAATGATAGTTATTTAAGTAATTATCATATTCTAAGTGGTTATATACATGTTCTAAGTTATGGGATAGTTTTTATACCTAACTCAATGGGTGATATGAAGTAATGTAATATGTATTTGGGAATATCATGTAAGTATTCTATATCTTACATTTTATTTAATACTATATCAATTTTCTTAAAAGTATTTTCTTTTAATTACATAGTAGTATTATGTTTTTACTGTTTCCTTACGCTTCCATCCCTAATATTTATGGTATCAAaactaaattttaatataaactagGATTATAACTTTCAATGGTAATTCCATGTATCAACCCATTATTCTCATCTTCTCGAGCAAATATTATGAATTttagagtatcaagatgaagactctatttaagtctcaagatctttaggacttaatagagaatagaAATCTAAatccaaataaaaaaattagactgAGGGAGAATAAAAAATAGGAtttaaaggcattgttcttcattcaataagTTGTACCTGAcataatcttctcaagaattacagCAGCGATAATattaaagcaagcttggttgatatttcaaaataaatttcaagaCTCCTCGAGGGTGTTTATAGTAAAACTTCAAATCCTtcatcgtgagtttgaaattttattcatgaaaagtaatgagtcggtacaagattttttttcttgaatgacTAAATTGTTAGTTAAATAAAATCTAATGGTAaacatcttcatgatcatataattattataaaaattttgagATATTTAACTCTAAAATTTGATTATGTTATTATCATAATTGAGGAGTTAAAAGATTTATCAACTTTTTcattttatgaaatgataggTTCTTTGCAAACACATGAAATAAGGTTGAATAGGACACttgagaaaaatgaaaaaaagtatTTTAGgttaaagaaattttttttattttaaaagaagataaaaaatcaataggaagagGATATGGGAGAGGAGGATTTTGtgatagaggaaatggaagaggaagatgacacTTTGATAGGCATAAtggataaaaaaaaggaaaaaatataagtatgaaatttaatattattattataaaaagtttAGTCACATGAAGATAgattactaaaaaaataaaagcatgcaagctatgtggaggaa is a window from the Musa acuminata AAA Group cultivar baxijiao chromosome BXJ2-1, Cavendish_Baxijiao_AAA, whole genome shotgun sequence genome containing:
- the LOC135598229 gene encoding PHD finger protein ING2-like, translating into MVEDVAEAVDMAETLKGLKYNVMFAKGIINQTKEQTRSCLGMPSHNSKKVIRDDDEVEFEKMKREIEASQENALSLCTEKVLLAQQACEPIEGHLKRLDEDLNQFAEDLKQEGKIPPDEPAIRPPLPIVNRDEKRKGGYLTPQPKRLRERDWDRDRDMDIELMPPPGSDRKNIPASADVDQPIDPNEPTYCVCHQVSFGDMIACDNENCEGGEWFHYSCVGLTPETRFKGKWFCPTCRNQQ
- the LOC103999572 gene encoding MADS-box transcription factor 47-like, whose product is MPESAIIKTPIGFDVSADLLSRSHRFLMSPESSSSSSKKKRRNLEMRVVENAKRRRVTFAKRRQGLFSKAEELGAVCSSDVAVVAFTSCGKAFSFGDDAIRRYLRLAREHDGNQDGREECGSVKATGMEDPVRRLRFLEELRRKAIARAEDLAQARAEATAASSSNGSTEAGEPFLVGATTSWGPSSLVETPVGDCSHRSSEEDSLERCGTVEEPFVVDATVSWPSSHHSSMSWDAFAAG
- the LOC103999563 gene encoding inactive protein RESTRICTED TEV MOVEMENT 2-like, whose protein sequence is MDTRQRSTLPQRVYEDFVPPHELLREQDDDTLVVNVAGTFFCYIFRSINTSNSSIFLENKKLFCSSFFLHIGFSKDQLKVKINRHGKLEMTGERPLTDTKWSRFHKEFQLPDRGTLDRIRAKFYNGLLEITLPKSSGMAAVQDETAEAVKQQDVKKNQESDAQKVEEDKKDQLKEPKGTEKVAGKDGDEDGEEGTERIDAGKKAAVTPASYCGGKRKLVKLKLKIGKLNSGTYQARQVILALVLTVVVSVGLGLYLHCKPSPKDS